From Pseudomonas sp. StFLB209, a single genomic window includes:
- a CDS encoding GGDEF domain-containing protein: protein MLLSDPFSLLLIITPFGIMTALLLCLSYVGAGRSNKALHWWLLGELCNTSYRVAEMLQPGLLLPSLHWLEILSPRAALLASTGLLIASIGCHTVALRHFVGLPGRLGQQLGWVLVPLAGYLALAVALIDTSWILPWFAGVAALAIAVQMRVCAGLLRTYRGAWGIAATQVFAFGFQLWSCVSLLIEPIPPLPYDEPDMPSRMALLVDFTVSFLFTLGFALMLQEHLRMQALQLSITDVLTGALNRRGAQPILNQQWAQAALGSYPLTVAMIDLDNFKNINDKYGHAVGDSALQAFSAAVFSLKRHSDVFVRWGGEEFLLMFPHTDVAQAQVFMARLRDALASRELDPQLPLPIAFSAGLTQSGSRHLQHSFDALLRTADQALYRAKQHRDRVEVGEIAG from the coding sequence ATGTTGCTCAGCGATCCCTTCTCGTTACTGTTGATCATCACTCCGTTCGGGATCATGACGGCGCTATTGCTGTGCCTGTCGTATGTCGGTGCGGGGCGCAGCAACAAGGCCCTGCACTGGTGGCTGTTGGGTGAACTGTGCAATACCTCGTACCGGGTTGCCGAAATGCTCCAGCCCGGCCTGTTGCTGCCGTCGCTGCACTGGCTGGAGATTCTGTCGCCACGCGCTGCCTTGCTGGCCAGCACCGGTCTGCTGATTGCCAGTATTGGTTGTCATACCGTGGCGTTGCGTCATTTTGTCGGGCTGCCGGGACGCCTCGGCCAGCAGCTCGGCTGGGTGCTGGTGCCGCTGGCCGGCTATCTGGCTCTGGCGGTGGCGTTGATCGACACTTCCTGGATTCTTCCCTGGTTTGCCGGGGTGGCGGCGCTGGCGATTGCCGTGCAGATGCGGGTCTGTGCCGGGCTGTTGAGGACTTATCGCGGCGCTTGGGGGATTGCCGCGACCCAGGTGTTCGCCTTCGGCTTCCAGCTGTGGTCATGTGTCAGCCTATTGATCGAGCCGATCCCGCCGCTGCCTTATGACGAGCCGGACATGCCCTCGCGGATGGCGCTGCTGGTGGATTTTACGGTGTCATTCCTGTTTACCCTCGGCTTTGCCCTGATGCTTCAGGAGCACTTGCGCATGCAGGCCCTGCAACTGAGCATCACCGACGTGCTGACCGGGGCCTTGAACCGGCGCGGCGCCCAGCCGATTCTCAACCAGCAATGGGCGCAGGCCGCACTCGGCAGCTATCCGCTGACGGTGGCGATGATCGATCTGGACAACTTCAAGAACATCAATGACAAGTACGGCCATGCGGTGGGCGACAGTGCCTTGCAGGCGTTCTCGGCGGCGGTGTTTTCGCTCAAGCGTCATAGCGATGTGTTCGTGCGCTGGGGCGGGGAAGAGTTTCTGTTGATGTTTCCGCACACCGATGTCGCCCAGGCGCAGGTTTTTATGGCGCGCCTGCGCGATGCGCTGGCCAGTCGCGAACTGGACCCGCAGTTGCCATTGCCGATTGCGTTCAGTGCCGGTCTGACCCAGTCCGGCAGCCGCCATCTGCAGCACAGCTTCGATGCGCTGCTGCGCACCGCAGACCAGGCGCTGTACCGGGCCAAGCAGCACCGTGACCGGGTCGAAGTCGGCGAGATCGCCGGTTAA
- the paaZ gene encoding phenylacetic acid degradation bifunctional protein PaaZ: MSNAPTLQSFIAGRWIGEHGAASLRSAVNGQGIAHTHDEPLDFNEALEHARRQGRDSLLALDFQQRAACLKALGNYLLERKELLYSLSHHSGATRTDSWIDIEGGAGTLFAYASIGRRELPSGNLLHEGPAMPLGKLGSFVGSHILVPRGGVAVHINAFNFPIWGMLEKFAPSFLAGMPCIVKPATATSYLAEATVRLMHESGLLPAGSLQLIIGSTGDLLDRLQGQDVLTFTGSADTAAKLRVNPNLIRQCVPFNAEADSLNCAILAPEVTPDDPEFELFIKEVAREMTVKAGQKCTAIRRAIVPARHIDAVAQQLHARLSKVVVGDPSVEGVKMGALASHAQQADVTERLQLLLASSELLLGAADGFAPRGEGVAEGAFFAPTLLRSRNPHAEGGAHDIEAFGPVSTLMAYEDLDEAIALAARGKGSLVASLITKDPQVAAKVVPAAAALHGRLHILDRESAAESTGHGSPLPQLKHGGPGRAGGGEELGGLRAVKHYLHRSAVQGSPSMLMAVTGEYVRGARLIETEVHPFRRYFDDLQIGESLLTHRRTVTEADLVNFGCLSGDHFYMHFDEIAARQSQFGKRIAHGYFVLSAAAGLFVSPAEGPVLANYGLDTLRFINPVGIGDTIRARLTCKRKIDQGKLSARDEPQGVVAWDVEVTNQHDELVASYDILTLVLKRSSLA, encoded by the coding sequence ATGAGCAACGCCCCTACCCTGCAAAGTTTTATCGCTGGTCGCTGGATTGGCGAGCATGGCGCCGCCTCGCTGCGCAGCGCTGTCAATGGCCAGGGCATTGCCCACACGCATGACGAGCCGCTGGATTTCAACGAGGCCCTGGAGCACGCGCGCCGGCAAGGCCGTGACAGCCTGCTGGCTCTGGATTTCCAGCAGCGCGCCGCATGCCTGAAGGCGCTCGGCAACTACCTGCTCGAACGCAAGGAACTGCTGTACAGCCTGTCGCACCATAGCGGCGCCACGCGGACCGATAGCTGGATCGACATCGAGGGCGGTGCCGGTACGCTGTTCGCCTATGCCAGTATCGGCCGCCGCGAACTGCCCTCGGGCAACCTGCTGCACGAAGGCCCGGCCATGCCGCTGGGCAAGCTGGGCAGCTTCGTTGGCAGCCATATTCTGGTGCCGCGCGGCGGCGTGGCAGTGCATATCAATGCGTTCAACTTTCCAATCTGGGGGATGCTGGAAAAGTTTGCGCCGAGCTTTCTGGCCGGCATGCCGTGCATCGTCAAACCGGCCACCGCGACCAGTTACCTGGCCGAAGCGACCGTGCGCCTGATGCACGAGTCCGGCTTGCTGCCCGCTGGCAGCCTGCAACTGATCATCGGCAGCACGGGCGATTTGCTTGACCGCCTGCAAGGTCAGGATGTGCTGACCTTCACCGGCTCGGCCGACACCGCCGCGAAACTGCGCGTCAACCCTAACCTGATCCGCCAGTGCGTGCCGTTCAACGCCGAGGCCGACTCGCTGAACTGCGCGATCCTCGCCCCGGAAGTGACCCCGGACGATCCGGAGTTCGAGCTGTTCATCAAGGAAGTGGCCCGCGAGATGACCGTCAAGGCCGGCCAGAAGTGCACCGCCATCCGCCGCGCCATCGTGCCGGCCAGACACATCGATGCGGTCGCGCAACAGTTGCATGCGCGGCTCAGTAAAGTGGTGGTCGGCGACCCGTCAGTGGAAGGCGTGAAGATGGGCGCCCTGGCGTCCCATGCGCAACAGGCCGACGTTACCGAGCGCTTGCAGCTGCTGCTGGCCAGCAGTGAGCTGCTGCTGGGGGCCGCCGACGGTTTTGCGCCGCGTGGCGAAGGGGTGGCCGAGGGCGCGTTCTTTGCCCCGACCCTGCTGCGCAGCCGCAACCCGCATGCCGAGGGCGGCGCCCACGATATCGAAGCGTTTGGCCCGGTCAGCACATTGATGGCCTACGAGGATCTGGACGAGGCCATTGCCCTGGCCGCCCGTGGCAAAGGCAGCCTGGTTGCCAGCCTGATCACCAAAGACCCGCAGGTCGCCGCCAAAGTGGTGCCCGCCGCAGCCGCGCTGCATGGTCGGCTGCACATTCTCGACCGTGAATCAGCCGCCGAGTCCACCGGCCATGGCTCGCCCCTGCCCCAACTCAAGCACGGCGGCCCCGGGCGGGCCGGCGGCGGTGAGGAACTGGGCGGTCTGCGGGCGGTGAAACACTACCTGCACCGCAGCGCCGTGCAAGGCTCGCCGAGTATGCTCATGGCCGTCACCGGCGAGTACGTGCGCGGTGCCAGGCTGATCGAAACCGAAGTCCACCCCTTCCGCCGCTATTTTGACGACCTGCAGATCGGCGAATCGCTGCTGACCCATCGGCGCACCGTGACCGAAGCTGACCTGGTCAACTTTGGCTGCCTGTCGGGGGATCACTTCTACATGCATTTTGACGAGATTGCCGCCCGCCAATCGCAGTTCGGCAAGCGCATCGCCCACGGCTACTTCGTACTCTCTGCGGCCGCCGGGCTGTTCGTCTCCCCCGCAGAGGGTCCGGTACTGGCCAACTATGGCCTGGATACGCTGCGCTTCATCAACCCGGTGGGCATTGGTGACACGATCCGTGCGCGGCTGACCTGCAAGCGCAAGATCGACCAGGGCAAGCTCAGCGCCAGGGACGAACCGCAAGGGGTGGTGGCCTGGGATGTGGAGGTGACCAACCAGCACGACGAGTTGGTGGCCAGTTACGACATCCTGACCCTGGTGCTCAAACGCTCAAGCCTTGCTTAA
- a CDS encoding OprD family porin yields MHNVRVSASLLLAMGAASAQAGFVEDSKASLEMRNFYLNRDFRQSDAPQAKAEEWAQGFTARLTSGFTEGTVGLGVDAIGELGIKLDSSASRRNTGLLAFDPASGEPIDQYSELGIAAKLRVAKTVLKLGTLQPMLPVVTYNDTRLLSSTFQGGMLTSTDIDGLTINAGRLTRANLRDSSSRDAIGYGAASSDAFDFAGGSYAFSPRLTASYYYGKLTNIYRQHFIGLVHSVPLGTNLSLRSDLRYFDSGNDGQQRAGRIDNRNLNGMFTLGYGGHKVGLGFQRMSGDSAFAFLNGGDPYSVNLVTYNTFTRAEEDAWQLRYDYDFAALGVPGLSFMTRYVDGRNARTASGDHGEEWERNTDIAYVLQSGPFKGLSMRWRNLTFRSGNGLSTDLDENRLILGYTLALW; encoded by the coding sequence ATGCATAACGTCCGTGTTTCTGCCTCATTGCTGCTGGCCATGGGAGCCGCCAGCGCCCAGGCCGGTTTTGTCGAAGACAGCAAGGCCAGCCTGGAGATGCGCAACTTCTACCTGAACCGCGACTTTCGCCAGAGCGATGCGCCTCAGGCCAAGGCTGAAGAATGGGCGCAAGGCTTCACCGCCCGCCTGACGTCGGGCTTTACCGAGGGCACCGTGGGTCTGGGCGTGGACGCCATCGGCGAACTGGGTATCAAGCTCGACTCCAGTGCCAGCCGGCGCAATACCGGGCTGCTGGCATTCGACCCGGCCAGCGGTGAGCCGATCGACCAGTACAGCGAACTGGGCATCGCGGCCAAACTGCGGGTGGCGAAAACCGTTCTGAAACTCGGCACCTTGCAACCCATGCTGCCGGTGGTGACCTATAACGACACCCGTCTGCTGTCGTCGACCTTTCAGGGCGGCATGCTGACCTCCACAGACATCGACGGCCTGACCATCAATGCCGGACGCCTGACCCGCGCCAACCTGCGCGATTCGTCCAGCCGCGATGCGATTGGCTACGGCGCCGCCAGCAGCGACGCGTTTGACTTTGCCGGTGGCAGCTACGCGTTCAGCCCGCGACTGACCGCCAGTTACTACTACGGCAAGCTCACCAACATCTACCGCCAGCACTTTATCGGCCTGGTGCACAGCGTGCCGCTGGGGACGAACTTGAGCCTGCGCAGTGACCTGCGCTATTTCGACAGCGGCAACGATGGCCAGCAACGCGCCGGGCGCATCGATAACCGCAACCTCAACGGCATGTTCACGCTGGGCTACGGCGGGCACAAAGTCGGCCTGGGCTTTCAGCGCATGTCGGGCGACAGCGCCTTTGCGTTTCTCAATGGCGGTGACCCGTACTCGGTCAACCTGGTGACCTATAACACCTTTACCCGCGCCGAAGAGGACGCCTGGCAACTGCGTTACGACTATGACTTTGCTGCCCTCGGCGTGCCGGGCCTGAGCTTCATGACCCGCTATGTCGATGGCCGCAATGCGCGCACCGCCAGCGGCGATCACGGCGAAGAATGGGAACGCAATACCGATATCGCCTACGTGCTGCAAAGCGGCCCGTTTAAGGGCTTGAGCATGCGCTGGCGCAACCTGACCTTTCGCTCCGGCAACGGGCTGAGCACCGATCTGGACGAGAACCGGCTGATCCTGGGCTACACCCTGGCGCTTTGGTAG
- a CDS encoding cation acetate symporter: protein MKPSLLVTALGSLLCSANALAADAPARPLNWHAIGMFVVFVLFTLGVTRWAALRTRSASDFYTAGGGITGLQNGLAIAGDMISAASFLGISAMIFMVGYDGLLYSLGVVAAWPIILFLIAERLRNLGKYTFADVVSYRLQQTPIRITAAFGTLIVALMYLMAQMVGAGKLIELLFGISYLQAVLLVGVLMVCYVTFGGMLATTWVQIIKAVMLLSGASFMAFMVLRHFNFSTEAMFAGAAAVHAKGAAIMAPGGMLSSPIDTLSLAVGMMFGTAGLPHILMRFFTVKDAREARKSVLYATGFIGYFYLLLIAIGFGAIVMVGTDAAFRDGTGAIIGGGNMVAVHLAQAVGGSLFLGFISAVAFATILAVVAGLALSGASAVAHDLYACVIRKGQASEREEMRMSRLTTLVIGVLAVILGLLFESQNIAFLSGLVLAIAASVNFPVLLLSMFWKGLTTRGAVAGSLAGLISAVVLLVLSPVVWVKLLGHDTALFPYSNPALFSMSCAFACAWLFSVTDRSERATQERGRYLAQFIRSMTGLGAAAASRH, encoded by the coding sequence ATGAAGCCTTCGCTGCTGGTCACTGCCCTCGGCAGCCTGTTGTGCAGTGCCAACGCGCTGGCCGCCGACGCGCCTGCACGGCCATTGAACTGGCATGCCATCGGCATGTTTGTGGTGTTCGTGCTGTTCACCCTCGGGGTGACCCGCTGGGCGGCATTGCGGACCCGCTCGGCCAGCGACTTCTACACCGCAGGCGGCGGCATCACGGGTTTGCAGAACGGTCTGGCGATTGCTGGCGACATGATCAGCGCGGCGTCGTTCCTGGGGATCTCGGCGATGATCTTCATGGTCGGCTATGACGGTCTGCTGTACTCGCTGGGCGTCGTCGCCGCCTGGCCGATCATTCTGTTCCTGATTGCCGAGCGGTTGCGCAACCTGGGCAAATACACCTTTGCCGATGTGGTGTCGTACCGTTTGCAACAGACACCCATCCGTATCACGGCCGCGTTCGGCACCTTGATCGTGGCGCTGATGTATCTGATGGCGCAGATGGTCGGTGCCGGCAAACTGATCGAGCTGCTGTTCGGTATCAGTTACCTGCAAGCGGTGCTGCTGGTCGGGGTGCTGATGGTGTGCTACGTCACTTTCGGCGGCATGCTGGCCACCACCTGGGTCCAGATCATCAAGGCCGTGATGCTGCTCTCGGGCGCCAGCTTCATGGCGTTCATGGTCTTGCGCCACTTCAACTTCAGCACCGAGGCGATGTTCGCCGGTGCGGCAGCGGTGCATGCCAAGGGGGCCGCGATCATGGCGCCGGGCGGCATGCTCAGCAGCCCCATCGACACCCTGTCGCTGGCAGTGGGGATGATGTTCGGCACGGCGGGTCTGCCGCATATCCTGATGCGTTTTTTCACCGTCAAGGATGCCCGCGAGGCGCGCAAGAGCGTGCTGTATGCCACCGGTTTCATCGGCTACTTCTACCTGCTGCTGATCGCCATCGGCTTCGGCGCAATTGTCATGGTCGGCACCGATGCGGCCTTTCGCGACGGCACTGGCGCCATCATCGGTGGCGGCAATATGGTCGCGGTGCATCTGGCCCAGGCGGTCGGCGGCAGCCTGTTTCTCGGTTTCATCTCGGCCGTGGCCTTCGCCACCATTCTGGCGGTGGTCGCGGGCCTGGCCTTGTCTGGCGCCTCGGCAGTGGCCCACGACCTGTATGCCTGCGTGATCCGTAAAGGCCAGGCCAGCGAGCGCGAAGAGATGCGCATGTCGCGCCTGACCACCCTGGTGATCGGCGTGCTGGCGGTCATTCTCGGTTTGCTGTTCGAGTCGCAGAACATCGCCTTCCTGTCAGGTCTGGTGCTGGCGATTGCCGCCTCGGTGAATTTCCCGGTGCTGTTGCTCTCGATGTTCTGGAAAGGCCTGACCACCCGTGGTGCGGTGGCCGGCAGCCTGGCGGGCCTGATATCGGCGGTGGTGCTGCTGGTCTTGAGCCCGGTGGTGTGGGTCAAGCTGCTTGGCCACGACACAGCATTGTTCCCCTACTCCAACCCCGCGCTGTTCTCCATGAGCTGCGCGTTTGCCTGCGCCTGGCTGTTCTCGGTCACCGACCGCTCCGAACGCGCCACTCAGGAACGTGGCCGCTACCTGGCGCAGTTCATTCGCTCGATGACCGGGCTGGGGGCTGCGGCGGCCAGCCGGCATTAG
- a CDS encoding DUF485 domain-containing protein, whose translation MTPQDIEQLQRHPDFIELVKRKQRLTWSLTLIMLGIYYGFVVLMAFYPQTLGRSLSGGVTSLGIVLAVAVILLSFVLTALYVRQSNRVLDPLTEKLLQQVQP comes from the coding sequence ATGACGCCACAGGACATCGAACAGTTACAGCGCCACCCCGACTTCATCGAGCTGGTCAAGCGCAAGCAACGCCTGACCTGGTCGCTGACCCTGATCATGCTGGGGATTTACTATGGCTTCGTCGTATTGATGGCCTTCTACCCACAGACACTGGGCCGCTCGCTCAGCGGTGGGGTGACCAGCCTGGGGATCGTGCTGGCCGTTGCGGTGATCCTCCTGTCGTTTGTGTTGACCGCCCTGTATGTGCGCCAGAGCAACCGGGTGCTCGATCCGCTGACCGAAAAACTGTTGCAGCAGGTGCAGCCATGA
- the paaE gene encoding 1,2-phenylacetyl-CoA epoxidase subunit PaaE, which translates to MSKFHSLTVSDVRTETRDAVSIAFDIPPELAERFRFEHGQHLVMRTHLDGKEVRRSYSICTGANDGELRVAIKRVAGGMFSAWANDRLKVGQQLEVMPPAGHFSVPLDPARHGRYLAVAAGSGITPILSIIKTTLQSEPHSQVTLIYGNRSSTAAMFREQLEDLKNRYLQRLNLIFVFSREQQDVELYNGRIDADKCSQLFSRWINVKALDAAFICGPQAMTETVREQLRANGLPSERIHFELFAAAGSSHTRQARQIAAQAGSATSQITVISDGRELSFALPRNSVSVLEAGNAQGAELPYSCKAGVCSTCKCKVISGEVEMDSNFALEDYEVAAGYVLSCQAFPLSDQVVLDFDQR; encoded by the coding sequence ATGAGCAAATTCCACAGCCTGACCGTCAGCGACGTACGCACCGAAACCCGTGATGCGGTATCGATTGCCTTCGACATTCCGCCTGAACTGGCCGAGCGCTTTCGTTTCGAACACGGTCAGCATCTGGTGATGCGCACCCATCTGGACGGCAAAGAAGTGCGCCGCTCCTACTCGATCTGCACCGGCGCCAACGATGGCGAACTGCGCGTGGCGATCAAGCGGGTCGCCGGCGGGATGTTCTCGGCCTGGGCCAACGACCGTCTCAAGGTCGGCCAGCAACTGGAGGTCATGCCACCGGCCGGGCATTTCAGTGTGCCACTCGACCCGGCGCGCCATGGCCGCTATCTGGCGGTGGCCGCCGGCAGCGGCATCACCCCGATCCTGTCGATCATCAAAACCACCCTGCAGAGCGAGCCGCACAGCCAGGTCACGCTGATCTACGGCAACCGCTCCAGCACTGCCGCGATGTTTCGCGAGCAACTCGAAGACTTGAAAAACCGCTACCTGCAACGCCTGAACCTGATCTTCGTGTTCAGCCGCGAGCAACAGGATGTCGAGCTGTACAACGGGCGCATCGATGCCGACAAATGCAGCCAGTTGTTCAGCCGCTGGATCAACGTCAAGGCGCTGGATGCGGCGTTTATCTGCGGTCCGCAAGCGATGACCGAGACCGTGCGCGAGCAGCTTCGGGCCAACGGTCTGCCAAGCGAGCGCATTCACTTTGAGCTGTTCGCCGCAGCGGGCAGCAGCCACACCCGCCAGGCCCGCCAGATCGCCGCCCAGGCAGGCAGCGCCACGAGCCAGATCACCGTGATCAGCGACGGTCGCGAGCTCTCTTTCGCCCTGCCCCGCAACAGCGTCAGCGTGCTCGAAGCCGGTAACGCCCAGGGCGCCGAGCTGCCGTATTCGTGCAAGGCCGGCGTGTGCTCGACCTGCAAATGCAAGGTGATCAGCGGCGAGGTGGAAATGGACAGCAACTTCGCCCTGGAAGATTACGAAGTCGCCGCCGGCTACGTGCTGTCGTGCCAGGCCTTCCCGTTGAGCGACCAGGTGGTGCTGGATTTTGACCAGCGCTGA
- the paaD gene encoding 1,2-phenylacetyl-CoA epoxidase subunit PaaD gives MRPGEQPSPELIAGDRGARPLQPGDLAHAWAVLGNVMDPEVPVVSVVELGIVRDLGWQGGHLHVVVTPTYSGCPATEVIEQDIAAALEQAGFAAPQLERRLTPAWTTDWLSASGRERLRGYGIAPPEGSVSKRSLLGEAAQINCPQCGSAHTERLSEFGSTACKALYRCRDCLEPFDYFKCI, from the coding sequence ATGCGACCTGGTGAACAGCCAAGCCCCGAACTGATCGCGGGCGACCGTGGTGCGCGGCCGCTGCAGCCTGGCGATCTGGCCCATGCCTGGGCGGTGCTTGGCAATGTCATGGACCCCGAAGTGCCGGTGGTCAGCGTGGTCGAGCTGGGGATTGTCCGTGATCTGGGCTGGCAGGGCGGCCACCTGCATGTGGTGGTGACCCCAACCTACTCGGGTTGCCCGGCCACCGAGGTGATCGAGCAGGACATCGCCGCGGCGCTGGAACAGGCCGGCTTTGCTGCGCCGCAGCTGGAGCGGCGCCTGACCCCGGCGTGGACCACCGACTGGCTCAGCGCCAGCGGCCGCGAGCGGCTGCGCGGTTATGGCATCGCCCCGCCTGAGGGCAGCGTCAGCAAACGCAGCCTGCTGGGCGAGGCAGCACAGATCAACTGTCCGCAGTGCGGCAGCGCACACACCGAGCGGCTCAGCGAGTTTGGTTCCACAGCCTGCAAAGCGCTGTATCGCTGCCGCGACTGCCTGGAACCTTTCGATTACTTCAAGTGCATCTGA
- the paaC gene encoding 1,2-phenylacetyl-CoA epoxidase subunit PaaC, whose protein sequence is MNPSADLIEYLLRLGDSALIQGQRLCEWCGSAPALEEELALMNVGLDLIGQSRNWLEYAAELLDDGRDADHLAFRRDERALRNLLLVEQPNGDYAVTMTKQFLYDAWHLQMLRGLSSSSDERIAGIAAKAFKEVTYHLRRSGEWVERLGDGTDESHRRMLNAIDQLWRFTVELTAADELEQRLFEAGIAANPQQVADAWQSTVADQLARATLPLPAPASPFYLSGRQGLHSEHLGLLLAEMQSLHRSHPDATW, encoded by the coding sequence ATGAACCCGTCTGCCGACCTTATTGAATACCTGCTGCGTCTGGGTGACAGCGCCCTGATCCAGGGCCAGCGCCTGTGCGAGTGGTGCGGCAGTGCACCGGCCCTGGAAGAAGAGCTGGCGTTGATGAATGTGGGCCTGGATCTGATTGGCCAGTCGCGCAACTGGCTGGAGTACGCCGCCGAGCTGCTGGACGACGGCCGCGATGCAGATCATCTGGCGTTTCGCCGCGATGAGCGCGCCTTGCGCAACCTGCTGCTGGTCGAACAACCCAACGGCGATTATGCCGTGACCATGACCAAGCAATTTCTGTATGACGCCTGGCATTTACAGATGCTGCGCGGGCTGAGCAGTTCCAGTGATGAGCGTATCGCCGGCATCGCCGCCAAAGCGTTCAAGGAAGTCACCTATCACCTGCGCCGCTCCGGCGAATGGGTCGAGCGGTTGGGCGATGGCACCGACGAAAGCCATCGGCGCATGCTCAACGCCATTGATCAGCTATGGCGCTTCACGGTCGAGCTGACCGCCGCTGATGAGCTGGAGCAGCGCCTGTTCGAGGCGGGTATCGCCGCCAACCCGCAACAAGTGGCCGATGCCTGGCAAAGCACGGTGGCCGACCAGTTGGCCCGCGCCACCCTGCCACTGCCCGCGCCGGCCAGCCCGTTCTACCTCAGTGGCCGGCAAGGCTTGCACAGCGAACATCTGGGCCTGCTGCTGGCAGAAATGCAGTCGCTGCACAGGAGTCATCCCGATGCGACCTGGTGA
- the paaB gene encoding 1,2-phenylacetyl-CoA epoxidase subunit PaaB has translation MSEWTLFEVFVRSKHGLNHKHVGSVHAADAAMAIENARELYTRRNEGVSLWVVPSALITASSPDEKDPLFDPAQDKVYRHASFYELPPEVGHM, from the coding sequence ATGTCCGAATGGACCCTGTTCGAAGTGTTCGTGCGCAGCAAGCATGGACTCAATCACAAACATGTTGGCAGCGTGCATGCCGCCGACGCCGCGATGGCGATCGAGAATGCCCGCGAGCTATACACCCGGCGCAACGAAGGGGTGAGCCTGTGGGTGGTGCCTTCGGCGCTGATTACCGCGTCCTCGCCAGACGAGAAAGACCCGTTGTTCGACCCGGCGCAAGACAAGGTCTACCGGCATGCCAGCTTCTATGAACTGCCGCCTGAAGTCGGCCACATGTGA
- the paaA gene encoding 1,2-phenylacetyl-CoA epoxidase subunit PaaA, whose translation MYAQLVETGVKRIKALQDMSPEERAFQEKIDAEIKIEPKNWMPDAYRQTLIRQISQHAHSEIVGMLPEGNWLTRAPTLKRKLQLMAKIQDEAGHGLYLYSAMETLGADRDEEIAKLHNGQAKYSSIFNYPTLSWADMGAVGWLVDGAAIVNQVVLQRTSYGPYSRAMVRICKEESFHQRQGYQLLLTMMKEGTQAQKDMVQDAINRLWWPALMMFGPSDADSPNSAQSMAWKIKRQSNDELRQRFVDQTVPQLQLLGCTAPDPDLKWNAERGHYDFGEIQWQEFYEVLKGNGPCNQERVAKRRQAIENGAWVREAAVAYAQKQHARHTAA comes from the coding sequence ATGTACGCACAACTGGTCGAGACCGGCGTCAAGCGCATCAAGGCACTGCAAGACATGTCGCCCGAGGAACGGGCGTTTCAGGAAAAAATCGACGCCGAGATCAAGATCGAGCCAAAGAACTGGATGCCCGATGCCTACCGGCAGACCCTGATCCGGCAAATATCCCAACACGCGCATTCGGAAATCGTCGGCATGCTGCCCGAAGGCAACTGGCTAACCCGCGCCCCGACCCTCAAGCGCAAGCTGCAACTGATGGCCAAGATCCAGGACGAAGCCGGCCACGGCCTGTACCTCTACAGCGCTATGGAAACCCTCGGCGCCGACCGCGACGAAGAAATCGCCAAACTGCACAACGGCCAGGCCAAGTACTCCAGCATTTTCAACTACCCCACCTTGAGCTGGGCCGACATGGGCGCAGTGGGCTGGCTGGTCGACGGCGCTGCCATCGTCAATCAGGTCGTCCTGCAACGCACCTCCTACGGTCCCTACTCACGGGCCATGGTGCGCATCTGCAAGGAAGAAAGCTTCCACCAGCGCCAGGGCTATCAACTGCTGCTGACCATGATGAAAGAAGGCACCCAGGCCCAGAAAGACATGGTCCAGGACGCCATCAACCGCCTGTGGTGGCCAGCGCTGATGATGTTCGGCCCAAGCGACGCCGACTCGCCCAACAGCGCCCAGTCCATGGCCTGGAAAATCAAGCGCCAGAGCAACGACGAGTTGCGCCAGCGCTTCGTCGACCAGACCGTGCCGCAACTGCAACTGCTCGGCTGCACAGCCCCCGACCCGGACCTGAAGTGGAACGCCGAACGTGGTCACTATGACTTCGGCGAAATCCAGTGGCAGGAGTTCTATGAAGTGCTCAAGGGCAACGGCCCGTGCAACCAGGAACGGGTCGCCAAACGCCGCCAGGCCATTGAAAACGGCGCCTGGGTCCGTGAAGCCGCCGTGGCCTACGCGCAAAAACAACACGCCAGGCACACCGCCGCCTGA